GGTGAGAACTTTAATAAAGTCTTAGACTCTCAGGCTGCAGAAtgtagaatataaaataaataacaaaaataactttttttgtaatgtttttccattttacatGATTATTGATCTACATTATTATTACAGATCTGATCAGGTTTTGATCAGCTTGatggaagaaaacaagttaTATAGAAAGTTGATTATTCAAAGCTTTGATCAAACATtgaacaataaaagataaactgaTTAAATCTAAACTGAACACAACGTTCACTCTAATGAGCCGACTTCATGATGTCATCACAGCTTGGCCCCGCCCCCAgctcaaacaggaagtagaagaaACGACAGAGGTTggctgggaaaaataaaaacctgattgCAAGCTTCATTTCAGACTGTGTGGACTGATGGGTAATGTTTACTTGAAtctaaataaatgattgtttctcTGACTGAACAACATCTGAACTTCTGACTGCATCAGGTCACTGAGAGGTTCCCTCATGTTAAAGTCCAAAGAAGTTCAAGgtttcagagaaaaaggaaatcagaactgaTGATGTCAGAAACATCTGTCCAACATTTAACCAAGTTGATCAGAAAGAAACAGTCTGAGTGttaaaacattcaggttttCATACTTACTggttaaaacattcagaaagacTAAACCATCAAAGGTGTTTTCTGAACCAGGTCTACAGACGTAGAATCCAGCATCATCAGCAGTGATGTTGTTGATGATCAGAGAGCAACTATTGTCCAAATTTAACCTGGAAGCTCGAGGTGAACTCTGATCAACTTTTCCATTTATAACCTCTGTGTGAGCTGAGCTTGTATCTCTGTAGTAAATCCAGTTAATAATGGAGCATGAATAATTTGATGAAGGACTGTTACAAGGTAGAACaacattttctccttctctgtGATACAGATGAATTTTTCCTCTGgttcctgcagcagaaacaaaaacacattaaagttttacaGATTTCATTCTTCACCAAATAATCATGAAGGtgaaattagaaatgttttattcatcttgTTTCCCTggtgttgaattatttttacattgttcagtcttgatgacaataaaataaagttttcactCATAAATgccataaatattgattttatagTTATTATAAGTTAATGTCtccataaaaaattaaagtttcttttaaattttctcatcttgatgtgaaagaaaacagatctTTACCTTCAAACTGAAGCAcaacgaccagaaccagaaccagaaccaacatctCCTGTCCGTCTATCAGCTGCTGAACTGAGGgacttttctctgctgctgatcTGAAAATACTGATCATATTTCCTCTTTGTGGCTGaaataaaggataaaaacaGCTTCACACCAACACCCACCATGTATCCTGTAACTATGATGTCGTCACTTTTGGGTTCTttagaaactgacaaaaaaccAGAGATAGAAGGAAGTAGttgtacaaataaacattttaacaatttttaaatgattcacTTTGtaacactgagaactaaaatgATTTCGCTGTGAACTGATTGTAAAGAACATAGaacaaatgtttggtttattttttatttctactattTTCAACACAGCTTGTCCTGTCCTCGCCCTGAGATTTCGATTTTTCAGCAGATAGACAGTCAGACAACGACGCTCCAATAAccaaacttctttcttttttacttgtttattgaAGAGTGGCCTGTGACCACTGCCATCACTTTGGCCATCGTAAACTGAAACATACAAGCCTGAGTATTAGAACAACGAACATTGAAAATGAGCCATTCTTCCTgcgagctaaaaaaaaaacacaaacaaacaaaaaaagcattttcctaAATGACTCCAGGGTACAATTACTTACACCacagttacataaaacaaagagacaattattattttcataattaacCAATACTTACGAACAAATCTTGTTTGAAACAAAACGTATAAAGATAATAATCAACTTAATTCCATAAACTGTTCAGTGTTGCGTCCAACCATCTTgaatctattttcttttttaacgtcaccaaaacataataaaatatgcaCCAGGGGCGATCTAGTGCGGTTTTCAACCTTGCTGGTCCAGCTTAACTTAAAAAAGGCAGCACACAGCTTGTCGTCATTTCCTTCATAAAGAGGAACTATGATGAGCTGCAGTCAGTCCactaacagcagcagctctgagacTCTGCAGACAGAGAATCAAACCGAGTCAGAACAGAATCCAATCAGGTCCAACTGGATCCTTCCAGCAGAGGCTTCAGACTCAGGCAGTGGGTCACATTTGGTCCATGAGAACATTCAGCATGTCTGCTAGAGCTGGATCACTGGGAACCAACCATTCACTGTTTATACTACATatcccagaatgctctgctgCTGAGTTAGCCAGATCTCAAGACCCACATGCGCCCTCTACTGGTGACAGTTAGTATTGACCTGATGCTCCATtagttcaaaatgtttcactgtgtAATTAAATCTCCCAGTTTCTAATTTCCAgtcaataaaaaccaaatagaGGCTCAACACTCCCTGATATAAACCTAaaccagcagaaaatgaaacaaatctaaataaacTTTGGCTGCAGGCCTGATGTGATGCTGAAGAGTGGAGAATGTGAAAACTTCCTCCACAGTCCAGCTTCTCAGTCCCAGAGGAAACTCTGAGAGTCGACTCGTCTCTCTGCATTACGCTCAACTTCACCAGCTTCCATCACGGAGACATGAGTTAGGTCACTTCCTGTTAGCTAGGCTAGGTTAGCCTCACTGCAGTCAGTGTGTATTGACTTTGCTAATCAATGCTAACGCATCAACagtcaataaaaatcaaactcagAACTGCTGTTCTGTCAATTCCATGTTGAAATAATCACAGCAGGTTAAAACATGATGGAGAGTTAAAATCTGTAGGAagaattttgagtttaaagtttaaaacatcaaGAAGACGCTAACAAACTTTGATACCTTAAAATCAGTGATTTTAAGGTAtcagtgaataaaataaagctattgctttattttatttcatttctacctGAAAATGGGGATTTTGAAGTATCTTTCAGAACAGGTTGCCATTTATTTGGGATGTTAGATTTCTGAACATCTGCTTGCTGTGccttaatatatatattcaagAATACAAGTAATGTAAACATGTAGATGTAGAAGCACAAATATAGATGAAGCATCAAAATAAAGGATTATTTTTGTATGAACTGTAACTGATGTGATGAAGGTCAGTGGAGAGCGGCGGCAGCAGAACGTTCTCCATCATTTTCATAATTCACTGAGtcgtcatcaacagaaaaacgaacctgagagaaaaaacaagcagaaattaactggataaaacagttacagaaacaaaatgaatattttaagaaaaatatcaaaacatgagcaattactaataaaatataacagttttacaacattatagTTCAATGAAAGTTGATTTTCTTCTAAGACGTTTCAAGGTAAAGactaaaaagggaaaaagataaaaatcaatacTGTTGACATaatgtttgtcatttataatctatatataaaatgtctatgaatgtatttttcatgattGTTTCTCTTACATTAACGTCTTTCTGAggcttttttcttcctgcagtgaaaaacagaataaagtgaTTAAAGTAAGAAGTGTGTAAATTGTCTCCATTGTAGCTGAGTTTCCTcacctctggttctgatgataCCAACAGTGATTCCAACCATCAGGATCAGTCCTGTGATCTTCAGAGTCAACATGATGAAGCTCAGAGGAGACGAGGCGGGGGGGCCTGAGGAGGAGACGGAGCAACAACCTGATGGGAtcattttcatctgatttaGGAAGAAAATAGTTTGAACATGATGGTGGACTGAACATCAATCTGAGTGTCTGTGATTCTGGATCCACATTTAGAACCAAGGAGAACCTGAACCACCATCATGGAGAAGAAAACTGGAGATCTACATAAAAACTGTGGTGTGAAAAGTTAGAATTAGAAATCAATTGTTTAATCATaagattcaaaataaatcaatgagaCATTTAACCAgaagttgatgtttttcagttcaaaattttaacttattcataaaaataagacattatACCTTCAGATCCATAGTGAGCTTCTATCTTCACTTTGTTTCCTTCAACAAACTGGCAGGTGaatcttcttctgctctgaaGATTCACAGTCAGACTAGAAACACAACCAAACTGTCCTCCATATTTATATCCATCACCTTCACCAGtcagttcacttcctgtctcgTTCAACCAGAGGAAACTTTTATCTGGACAAGATTCTAATGAACTGGATCTCAACAGAGAACAGAATAATGTGATCTCTTCATTCTTTGTTGGATCAACAGCTGGAGGAGATGaagagactgaaagaaaacaagacaacctatcagaattaaatattttctataaagaGAAACCAAACAGCAACTTTCATTTCTATTGTCTTGAATGGTTGCTGTTCTGTAAAAACAATGCAGACAAACATCTGGCAATAATTATGAAGGTCGGCATTTGGtggtacactgtaaaatgtaaaagtaaagtgtactcaaaaagaaaagtgacctgaactcattccagcttactctgttgactatactaacttaaacttagcaaagacaactttctactgaggcaagtaatcaaactcatcagcagcaagtaacccgaacttggagttatgagtgagcaaaacgcatctgcataaccagcaaaaaactcggcatcattcggcagctctcgttgaacgcacatgcgcattggacactgacgagtgacgacgtgtttgaaagaagcgacaaactgtcaacaatacggcggttgctgcagctaagttttgtcacggtaagtcccactgttttttagcaaacttatattcattatctcggccgtataattcatccgtaagtccaggttttgaggttaactttatgtgtaatgatttagcgatgcctgggactaacgttagtcgaaaatatcatgtttatttagtggcaacaagatggagcggcagagcaaaaaagctgtccggggcgcaaaacaaaaaaaggaaaagggataaggataaagatgttggcgggttaaaaaagccgctgtacttttatagaaggcttatgatgagtagactgccataggtggggcagctgtaaactgtaggagaagcagccgtggtGAAGAAGTGTtacgttgatatgtaattgtggtgtttattgttgttaggactgcgaagacccagacgtgtctcacacccccattgggatcctgaccatcattcctgaggacaggctggcctccactgactcactgcacctccagtcttcaagtactgccatcattttggaaggaagtcttgtcatgaatgatcttgggaatcttccacatgccatgtgtttgctctttggacttatttattctctgaatttggagtaccctcaacaactgaagtacacctttgacttcatccaaagggtgcttctgtcacttggacataaatccctaaaaccaaaaatacaatcactcaaaaatcttctgatgcaatgagtgaatgtgatgtgacattatggatcaacgttgatacctttacccttattggaaaagtgatttttatttcttgtttgattctttttttgttggacagagcatcattgcacttgcagactactaaatggttttatgttaatgaggagaaacattacttcacttcactacttcactatttactttatcaatgttatgataaatgttgggctctagtattgagaattgagtttttgtttcacaccagtcaacaaagacatttaagcagggattctcaaagttttaaagactgagggccatttgaaggattcaatattagattgaaggctaccctagaaaaaaagtcgtgtcatttttttccctaaaaaagtctttggaaaagtttgtttccaggttagtgtgtatgtaaccacacttgagaaccttgtatttaagataaacttgtttaattattaaacattttttttccattcaaactgtctgttggctcttcgttccaataacttaacacttttggttcatcttacttgaacatatcaaggcaatcggtttcctgatattttgcaagtaatgtgaactcttaaacgtgtaagtataacttatttttatgagtactgcttaattgacataactcacaatttgaagtagtcataattgatattttatagtcaactttactaatgattttgagttaacggcactcaggtttacttgcctttatctgagtggtctaaacatagttatttttagcaataacaccttaaaatgaattagctactttacttggagattttgaggcaatcggtttcctagcttttttttagtaaagtgaacttattacattttacagtgtataacTAAATAATCTTCACCACTCCAACATAAATAACATCATAAAGAGAGAACTGAACAGATTTCAGTCTCTAAAATCAGACAGATCCAGTTCCAGTcctgacaaaaacacatcaggATCTAAACTGTCAGATCTTTAACAGACTGAAATCAGCAGGTAGAGTCATTAGTTTAGATTACTTACTGATCATCATGTTTAGATACACATCTGTATTATATCCACAGCTGTAACGTCCAACATCTTCAGCTGTGATGTTGTTGATGATCAGAGAACAGTTTCTGTCCAAACTCATCCTGGCAGAACGAGGTGAACTCTGAACCATTCCTCcatgaacttcctgtttcctgttcatgtttttatttctctgataaATCCAGTCAACAGAGGAGCATGAGTCGGATGATGAAGGTCTGTTACAGGGCAGAACAGCTTCATCTCCTGCTCTGTGGTAGAGATGGATTATACCTGAACTGCTacctgtagaaaaaaaaaccacattcaGAAACATTGTATTATActttaatataataattatctctgtgtttttctgcctgTATTTACTTCCAAAGGAGAATctattgaaagtaaaaaaaaaaatgtttttttaaaaataacattttaacaaaggaaaaatatttttctttgttaacaAAGAAATAACAATGGAAACCCCTAATTTTTCTCTtctaaatgtagaaataaaaatttatttatttacattctgGCTATTTGTTGTACTGTTTTAgtcataaaactattttttaccACAGGtctaaaaaagacaacaaaaaacataaattgtacaagaaaatttgcataaattctgactatattatttattattcaaaagtaagaaaagaaaaaaaatctaaatctgaaatATCTTCAGTTATCACTTCTTGCTTTCATCCATTTTCATGTTATTGTGAACATAAATCCCTGTTAGAACCACTTCATGTAAAACTCTGGCTTTAATTCTGTAGTGATAAATTTGTCCTCTTTCTTTCATAAAGCTTATTTAACTGGTTTAAACTAcaggaaatgataaaaatggtTTGAGTCTTATTAGTCTGGCTTGTTTCAGGTGGAAAACTACAGAAGAgcattagggccactgaaaaacaacaaacaaaaaataattcagactttaatctctaaattctgagaaaaaagtcaaaattctttttttttattggcctTCATCCTCTTCCATAGAAAacttgtttagattttattgctaaaatatttaaagattaaaaagagccttaaaatgtaaaatgatatCTAATAGTTATGTAGATGTATATATGTAATGTGTAATCATGATTTTATAAAATGGATGTGTTTACATGTACATACATGTTTGTATGTACTTTTGTATGTATATCTATATGGAAATAAAGAGAatcaatgaatatttaacaaataaatcacaaaatcctggaatttcctgcagtttttttctcatttactgTTAATAAAAGTCATCATACCTTTAAATCTTCgtggtgtgtgttttatttcaacctTCACTCTGTTTCCTTCAACAAACTGGCAGgtgtagtttctgtttttgtcgcTCTGATCCTTCACAGTTAGAGAGGAAAGACAGACTGTTGGTCCTCTTAACTCCAACCAAACACCTTCAGTGAGTTCAGTTCCTGTTTCATCCAACCAGCGGAAACTGTTCTCTGGACAAAGATCCAGCCCATCGTATCTCCGCAGagaacagtaaaatgtttttgatgaacgGGAAAAATATGGTGGATAAtctgtaagaaataaaaactgttgtcTCAGTCTGAGAGATGTTAAAGAAACTTTCTCTAAAGTCAGAATCTTAACAAAGGGTTAAGTGTCTCAGGCTGCAGacagtagattaaaaaaattaataaatagtaacaaaaacattttgataaatcTTTAGATTTTGTCTTCTTGTCTCTTGATGACTGATCTGATCTAATATTTCAGATCTCAGCAGGTTTTCATCAGcatgatggaaaaaaacaagaagtctttaaaataaatgattcagtAGTTTAAGCAAACACTGAACCATCATAAGAGACAAACTGATTAAATCTAAACATCCTCTGCAGCCACATAACGTTCACTCTGATGAGCCGACTTCCTGATGTCATCACAGTTTGGCCCCGCCCCCAACTCAGACAGGAAGgagcagaaacacagcagaggtGTTGACAGGTTAAATCATTCAGGTTTACATACTCACTGCTTAAAACATTCAGATACACAAAACCATCAGAGGAGGCATCAGAACCAGGTCTACAGGTGTAGAGtccagcatcatcatcatcgacGTATTCCATGATcagagagcagctgctgctcacatTAAACTTGGAAACTCGATGTGAAATCTGATCATCTGCTCCGCTCCAAACCTTCTTCTGagtattttggtttttatctctGCTGTAAAACCAGGTAACATCAGAGCATGAGGAAAGCGATGAAGGACTGTTACAAGGTAGaacaacattttcttctctcatTCTGTGATACAGATGAATTTCTCCTCCTCTGgttcctgcagcagaaacaaaaacattcaagttctaaacatttcttcattcacaaacacacccatgaaggtgaaattaaaattgtatagttatttatttatgctataagtgtttgatttattgttaaaacattCTATTTTCTACCTTTTAAGAAGCGATTCTAGACATGTTTACAACAGTAATCAGCATTTTaatccttgaaaatgtttctatatATTTGGTCTAAAACTGTTGGACTAAAACACAACTTGttgtaaaatacagaaataaaccaaaatgtcCTTTAATCTTTCTCATCTtcatgtgaaagaaaacagatctTTACCTTCAAACTGAAGCAcaacgaccagaaccagaaccagaaccaacatctCCTGTCCGTCTATAGATACTGATCATATTTCCTCTTAGTGGCTGAAATAAAGATTGAAATCAAATTTACATTCACACCCATTATGCCACTTTTATCAACTTGATCATTTCCAGGAACCGACAGAAAACCATCAAAAATAGCAACCGGCAAAACTTTagttagaaattaaatttaaactacATTTAACTCTTTCACTCAAATCAACTAAAGTGAACCATGTTTCATCTGAGGGATCTGCTGGtgaagaacataaaaacaaagttttatttcttttttttatacaacCTGTTCTACTTTCCTGCTTGAGCAGTCAGAGATAAACTGATGAATATTAATGAGCTGCAGTCAGTCCACTAACACCAGCAGCTCAGAGTCAGAGAATTAAACCGAGTCAGAACAGAATCAAAACAGGTCCAACTGGATCCttacagcagaaaacagaaatattttagaataaaagtattttatactCTAATTCTATTATTAGTGGTGAATGTTTACGTTAGCATCCAGCACTTATACTACAaatcccagaatgctttgctgCCCAGTTGGCCATCTATAAGCCTCCTCTTCTGCTGAATTAATTTTGACCTGATGCTACAACCAGTCAGACcagtagaagaagaaatgcCAGCTGTCTGGACCAGAGTCCATCAGAACAGATCAGAGAATCAAACTGAGCTTCATTGATTGTTTCCTTTATGAACTTTTTCGATACTTTAACATCTGGAcattgattaaattattatcattattaaagGTGAAATAGTTTTGATTTGGTTTAAGAAATGAATACAACAGACAGTTTTGGTCATTTGACGTgtcatttaaaagtaattttgaagtttatttgaAACTGATCTGCATCAAAGTGAGATAATTGAGTCTTCtgcatctgattggctgttcagTAGCGTTATGGCGTGTATAAAACACTGATACAGCAACTTAGTGCTGTGTCACGAGTCTCTGTTATCTGATCAAGTAAAAACAGATCAGAAGAATATCAACACAACACCATGTAGCCTCCTACTCCTATTGAAGTAGTTCAGTTCAGAGTTCACTAAAACCTCTAAActcaacataaaacacaattaataaATGTGTCGTACAACTACTTTATATACTTTAATTATCTTGATTCTACCTCACTTCATGTTATCAGTGCAGCAGCTCCTTAATGTTGTCAACACTGTTATGACTGTGATCAATAAACAGATTGAACTTCAGTGCTGAAGATTTATCATGTAACACACATTGGCTCATTTCAAAgccaaaatattaatttaggaGCAACCAAACATTGGACAGGTTTAAAGATTAGAGTctttaaatgtgcataaatataCAACATAATCTTTAGGTTATATTAATTGTACACAAATATAATTAATTACAATCCAAATTATTTCATACAATATTAatacccaaaaaaacaaaatgccactttttaaaaacttcaactAATCCTCATATTTTACTTCCTGtcttttctcttctctcctcccACTTTCTGAATATTAACCAATGAGTGATCAGTAAATCCCTCATGCTCTACATCACTTCCTTTCATTAAATAAgttctttaaaattaaagcaaatatgcagaaaagcttttatttgcactaaaaaggaagcaaacaacatatttacagagtAAAAGCTTCTTCTCTCAAACAGCTTTTAGAATTATTTataa
The Gambusia affinis linkage group LG22, SWU_Gaff_1.0, whole genome shotgun sequence DNA segment above includes these coding regions:
- the LOC122825839 gene encoding uncharacterized protein LOC122825839, whose amino-acid sequence is MREENVVLPCNSPSSLSSCSDVTWFYSRDKNQNTQKKVWSGADDQISHRVSKFNVSSSCSLIMEYVDDDDAGLYTCRPGSDASSDGFVYLNVLSNYPPYFSRSSKTFYCSLRRYDGLDLCPENSFRWLDETGTELTEGVWLELRGPTVCLSSLTVKDQSDKNRNYTCQFVEGNRVKVEIKHTPRRFKGSSSGIIHLYHRAGDEAVLPCNRPSSSDSCSSVDWIYQRNKNMNRKQEVHGGMVQSSPRSARMSLDRNCSLIINNITAEDVGRYSCGYNTDVYLNMMIISSSPPAVDPTKNEEITLFCSLLRSSSLESCPDKSFLWLNETGSELTGEGDGYKYGGQFGCVSSLTVNLQSRRRFTCQFVEGNKVKIEAHYGSEGPPASSPLSFIMLTLKITGLILMVGITVGIIRTRGRKKPQKDVNVRFSVDDDSVNYENDGERSAAAALH